Proteins encoded by one window of Cloeon dipterum chromosome 2, ieCloDipt1.1, whole genome shotgun sequence:
- the Tmtc4 gene encoding protein O-mannosyl-transferase TMTC4, whose protein sequence is MALNAVMKSRKSSRQDEPSNGHWRKSKPKISEVEETWDEDIPMPSFPIWTSIILICCCATISFIPALNGDFVFDDSEAVLNNEDVRTSTPVWNVFYNDYWGTRLSHPSSHKSYRPLTVLSFRLNYWLSGGILIARSFKLANLLLHIVISVISLSLFDRLFGGNCPKASLLASLLFAVHPIHCEAVAGIVGRADLLCALFFFLAFLSYCKSVDSSLHSYRIFSSVIWLDLTMIFTMVSMLCKEQGITVLGLCSVYDLVNLWQEQEPKKRKGVVMRHVALAMWGAVLLLGRWVVMGGQVPTFQPVDNPASFADSFFTRVVSFNYIYALNFWLLLCPDWLCFDWAMGCIPLITSPLDLRVMAPIIFWVGMTLLGLRWFFTSSTKSARIIFLALSLLVGTFLPASNLLFRVGFVIAERVLYLPSAGFCMLITLGVRQLSTLSPEYHQTIRSSFMMLLVTMALKSCQRSKEWGTEQELFRSALAVCPLNAKVHYNVAKNAADLGDKQLALEEYTTALKLHPEYEQAMNNLGNLLRDGGHLNEAESLLTQAVTIRPNFAAAWMNLGIVQAGLKKYQDAEESYITALQHRPKYPDCYYNLGNLYLEQGRHDDAYEAWRNATELKPTHVVAWSNMVIMLDSIGRRQVAEQVGREALTHLPNEAGLHFNLANTLGKLKQFAKAERHFLKATALDPDNAKYHANLGVLYHRWKKFSMAEKRYLTALELDPTLQTAKDNLLMLHRSMSKRRKSNEKQ, encoded by the exons atggcATTGAACGCGGTGATGAAGAGCAGGAAATCCTCTAGACAGGATGAACCGTCGAACGGTCACTGGAGAAAGTCGAAACCCAAGATATCAGAAGTTGAGGAGACGTGGGATGAAGACATTCCTATGCCAA GCTTTCCTATTTGGAcgtcgataattttgatctgcTGCTGTGCCACAATCTCATTCATCCCAGCTCTGAATGGAGACTTTGTTTTTGACGATTCGGAGGCGGTTCTGAACAATGAAGACGTGCGAACGTCCACACCCGTGTGGAATGTGTTTTATAACGACTATTGGGGCACTAGACTGAGCCACCCGAGCAGCCACAAGTCCTACCGGCCGCTCACTGTTCTTTCCTTCCG CCTGAACTACTGGCTCAGCGGAGGCATTTTAATTGCCAGGAGCTTCAAGCTGGCAAACCTGCTGCTGCACATTGTGATATCCGTCATTTCGCTCAGCCTCTTCGATCGGTTGTTTGGAGGCAACTGTCCAAAGGCGTCGCTGCTCGCAAGTCTGCTTTTCGCGGTTCACCCAATCCACTGTGAAGCT GTCGCGGGAATAGTTGGCCGAGCTGATCTGCTTTGCGCACTCTTCTTTTTCCTCGCTTTCCTTAGCTACTGCAAGTCAGTGGACAGCTCGCTGCATAGCTATCGAATATTCTCCTCTGTTATTTGGCTTGACTTGACCATGATATTTACCATGGTCTCCATGCTGTGCAAGGAGCAAGGCATCACAGTACTT GGTCTTTGCAGCGTATACGATTTGGTGAACTTATGGCAAGAGCAGGAACCAAAGAAGCGCAAGGGCGTTGTCATGAGGCACGTTGCCTTGGCCATGTGGGGCGCTGTACTTTTGCTCGGCAGGTGGGTCGTCATGGGAGGACAAGTGCCCACCTTCCAACCTGTCGACAACCCAGCCTCCTTTGCTGATAGCTTTTTCACCAGG GTAGTCTCATTCAACTATATTTACGCTCTGAACTTCTGGCTGCTGCTCTGTCCAGACTGGCTATGTTTTGATTGGGCCATGGGGTGTATTCCCCTTATCACCTCTCCATTGGATTTGAGAGTGATGGCACCAATCATCTTTTGGGTAGGAATGACTTTACTTGGCCTGCGCTGGTTTTTTACCAGCTCAACAAAATCGGCAAG GATTATATTTCTAGCCCTGTCCCTGCTTGTCGGCACCTTCCTGCCGGCTTCAAACCTTTTGTTCAGGGTTGGCTTTGTGATCGCTGAAAGAGTACTGTACTTGCCGTCAGCAGGTTTTTGCATGCTCATCACCCTGGGCGTTCGCCAGCTTTCAACCCTTTCCCCTGAGTACCACCAA ACAATAAGAAGCAGCTTCATGATGTTGCTTGTAACTATGGCTCTCAAGTCGTGCCAGAGAAGCAAGGAGTGGGGAACTGAGCAAGAATTGTTTCGGTCAGCACTAGCCGTCTGTCCCCTGAACGCCAAGGTTCATTATAACGTGGCCAAGAATGCCGCTGATTTGGGAGACAAACAACTGGCCTTGGAAGAGTATACCACAGCTTTGAA GCTTCATCCTGAGTATGAGCAGGCAATGAATAATCTGGGAAACTTGCTGAGAGATGGCGGTCATTTAAACGAGGCAGAGAGCCTGCTGACCCAGGCCGTCACCATCCGTCCAAATTTTGCGGCAGCCTGGATGAATTTAGGCATCGTTCAGGCGGGTCTGAAAAAGTATCAAGACGCCGAGGAAAGCTACATAACTGCGCTGCAGCATAGACCAAAATATCCCGACTGCTATTACAACTTGGGCAATCTG TACTTGGAACAGGGTAGACATGACGATGCGTATGAGGCGTGGAGGAATGCCACTGAACTCAAACCGACTCACGTTGTCGCGTGGAGCAACATGGTCATCATGCTGGACAGCATCGGTCGCCGTCAAGTGGCTGAGCAGGTGGGTCGGGAGGCTCTGACACATCTACCCAATGAGGCTGGACTCCACTTCAACCTTGCAAACACTCTGGGCAAACTGAAGCAATTTGCCAAAGCTGAACGACACTTCTTAAAAGCAACTGCTCTTGACCCAGACAATGCCAAATACCACGCCAATTTAG GCGTTTTATATCAccgttggaaaaaattttcgATGGCGGAGAAGCGTTACTTAACTGCTCTGGAACTGGATCCAACCCTGCAAACGGCTAAAGACAATTTGCTGATGCTACACAGAAGCATGAGCAAAAGGAGAAAGTCTAAtgaaaagcaatga